Proteins from a genomic interval of Aspergillus flavus chromosome 7, complete sequence:
- a CDS encoding RING finger domain protein — MGPIQDPSFFPFSFSSLPLLLLLLSALSTTILAVDSSGWSVVPSNNSRDLSWVGKARFHLESAQIQLPSGVSVTPLTTALVNLDQSELTNFNVTGNLVNVDDTNSISLNTSDIALISCDQSAYPGNLDASETVRNVVTSSHRASAILLYSSEVHHCNYTAGPNANGYINVFTLVNPTLAKLVTKLSHSSTGNGSTSIKPDMSFTMSGTPPTSGDSGGATDSPNTAMIILYSITGIITALFLAIIITGAVRAHRHPERYGPRYTAGRPRQSRTKGMARAMLDTIPIVKFGNQQDPKLDAVKGDVEMGSDDETGRQPDATPETTTVQETNPQATAALPATNNTTTESNTEQEAKPTESTDHPNFSCPICTDDFVKGQDLRVLPCNHQFHPECIDPWLVNVSGTCPLCRIDLNPAQPEGENENQEGENNTETQQEGTAEPATEESHHRHRRLTSFMHGTLNARRMREATVEERLAALRSVREENRNSIENEEDRQRRGRLTSRLRDRFRIRTRRHGDDGEQQPPASTAT, encoded by the exons ATGGGGCCCATTCAGgacccttcttttttccctttctctttttcctctcttcccctcctcctccttctgctgTCCGCTCTATCGACTACTATTCTCGCGGTAGACTCGTCCGGCTGGTCTGTGGTGCCGTCCAACAACTCCCGGGATCTTTCGTGGGTAGGAAAAGCCAGATTTCATCTGGAGAGCGCCCAGATTCAGCTTCCGTCGGGCGTCAGCGTTACTCCGTTGACAACGGCCTTGGTCAATCTCGATCAGAGTGAACTGACG AACTTCAATGTTACGGGCAACCTCGTGAATGTGGACGACACCAACTCCATCTCATTGAACACGAGTGACATCGCCCTGATCAGTTGCGACCAATCCGCCTATCCCGGAAATTTAGATGCGAGTGAGACCGTTCGCAACGTCGTTACATCATCGCATCGTGCATCGGCGATTCTTTTGTACAGTTCCGAGGTGCATCACTGTAATTACACCGCAGGTCCCAACGCCAACGGTTACATCAACGTCTTCACGCTAGTCAATCCGACTCTCGCGAAGCTTGTCACTAAACTCTCTCATTCATCGACGGGGAACGGTTCGACGAGTATCAAGCCCGACATGTCCTTCACGATGTCCGGGACGCCGCCCACCTCCGGGGATTCCGGTGGGGCGACGGACAGCCCTAATACTG CTATGATTATTCTGTATAGTATTACAGGTATCATCACGGCgctcttcctcgccatcaTCATTACGGGCGCGGTCCGGGCCCATCGTCATCCGGAACGGTACGGACCTCGATATACAGCGGGGCGGCCACGACAAAGTCGAACGAAAGGGATGGCAAGGGCCATGTTGGATACAATTCCGATCGTGAAGTTCGGGAATCAACAGGATCCCAAGCTGGATGCCGTCAAGGGTGATGTGGAGATGGGCTCTGACGATGAGACGGGTCGTCAGCCAGATGCTACTCCAGAAACAACCACAGTGCAGGAAACGAATCCCCAGGCGACTGCTGCTTTACCGGCGACGAATAATACCACAACCGAGTCCAATACAGAACAAGAAGCCAAACCGACGGAATCTACAGATCATCCCAACTTTTCGTGCCCGATCTGTACTGACGACTTTGTCAAGGGACAGGATCTGCGTGTCCTGCCCTGCAACCATCAATTCCACCCGGAGTGTATTGACCCTTGGCTGGTGAACGTATCGGGTACATGTCCTCTATG CCGTATCGACCTCAATCCCGCCCAACCCGAAGGCGAGAATGAAAACCAAGAAGGCGAAAATAACACGGAGACACAGCAAGAGGGCACCGCCGAACCAGCAACAGAGGAATCACACCATCGACATCGCCGCCTAACCAGCTTTATGCACGGAACGCTGAACGCGCGCCGAATGCGCGAAGCCACCGTCGAAGAGCGTCTCGCCGCGCTGCGCAGCGTGCGCGAAGAGAACCGCAACAGCATCGAGAACGAAGAAGATCGACAGCGACGCGGTCGACTCACGTCCCGCCTTCGTGACCGATTCCGCATTCGCACTCGACGCCACGGCGATGACGGCGAGCAGCAGCCGCCCGCATCAACAGCTACCTAG
- a CDS encoding phytanoyl-CoA dioxygenase family protein (unnamed protein product) — MTVPNGTHKTVPSRLFQIETPNLEDFKKICSQTTDKSTYPLAASIDHNIPIYDARTLDLQNTSLTTTLQDEWYHILSTGPGILVLKGMYDPTQYADTLNTTNQAFTSIITRERASSTKKGDHFAASGKNDRIWNSFSKHALEDPSSFINYYSNPWLRLVSETWLGPAYRVTAQVNVVKPGGAAQDSHRDYHLGFQDLQTCASFPRNIQLASQHLTLQGAVAHSDMPLQSGPTRFLPFSQTYEPGYLAWRREDFRAFFQEKYVALPLEFGDGLFFNPAVFHAAGANETEPTPDGGFHRKANLLQISSGLGKAMESIDVVPIVERCWGTLLERFKHAGEVDRGLENFVKAVADGYPFPTNLDKRPPAPNGMAPESEQEIIVRGLREGWGTERAVEELRKMRADSWA; from the coding sequence ATGACAGTTCCAAACGGAACCCACAAAACCGTCCCCAGCCGACTATTCCAGATTGAAACCCCCAATCTGGAAGACTTCAAGAAAATCTGCTCCCAAACCACCGACAAATCCACCTACCCACTCGCAGCATCCATAGACCACAACATCCCCATCTACGATGCCCGCACCCTGGACCTCCAAAACACCtccctcaccaccaccctgCAAGACGAATGGTACCACATCCTAAGCACAGGACCCGGCATCCTCGTCCTAAAAGGCATGTACGACCCAACCCAATATGCCGACACCCTCAACACGACCAACCAAGCCTTCACAAGCATCATCACCCGCGAACGCGCCTCCAGCACCAAAAAAGGCGACCACTTCGCCGCGAGCGGCAAAAACGACCGCATCTGGAACTCCTTCAGCAAACACGCCCTCGAAGAcccttcctccttcatcaaTTACTACTCCAACCCCTGGCTCCGCCTCGTCAGCGAAACCTGGCTCGGCCCCGCCTACCGCGTCACCGCACAAGTCAACGTCGTCAAACCCGGCGGCGCAGCCCAGGACAGTCACCGCGATTACCATCTCGGCTTCCAGGATCTGCAGACCTGTGCTTCCTTTCCAAGGAATATCCAGCTCGCGAGCCAGCATCTGACTCTCCAGGGCGCGGTCGCGCATAGCGACATGCCGCTACAGAGCGGACCGACTCGGTTCTTGCCGTTCAGCCAGACCTATGAACCAGGGTATCTCGCCTGGCGACGGGAAGACTTCAGGGCTTTCTTCCAGGAGAAATATGTAGCTTTACCGTTGGAGTTCGGTGACGGGCTGTTTTTTAACCCGGCTGTTTTCCATGCCGCGGGTGCGAATGAGACCGAACCCACTCCTGATGGGGGGTTTCATCGCAAGGCCAACTTGCTGCAGATCAGTAGTGGGTTGGGGAAGGCGATGGAAAGTATTGATGTCGTGCCGATTGTGGAGAGGTGTTGGGGGACGTTGTTGGAGAGGTTTAAGCATGCTGGGGAGGTGGATAGGGGGTTGGAGAATTTTGTCAAGGCTGTTGCGGATGGGTATCCGTTTCCGACGAATTTGGATAAAAGGCCGCCGGCGCCGAATGGCATGGCGCCGGAGAGTGAGCAGGAGATTATTGTTAGGGGGTTGAGGGAGGGGTGGGGGACTGAGAGGGCTGTCGAGGagttgaggaagatgagggcgGATTCTTGGGCttag
- a CDS encoding uncharacterized protein (domain of unknown function-domain containing protein), whose amino-acid sequence MPRKTKTSQQQQNQDKDPLKQNPHIRTTPTHIFFHSGPLSNWHPSTPPFPGHRALTLCLPDLDALGIPHPSPQSAVTRLISSWSFTCGEQWMMAMKGWLFEDIPGLDSGVDISDEEFEGVRAVALGISEPLPECIREKAIWDSTVASVLRTRQPRVQKALGRCAEGFREDVWEFASEVIVIAGCVARAEVDPALREVYLASGGRRFVEGSVRDRVWGVGLRWDSGEIEDEGNWRGRNRLGRCHDEAARVVKGSFV is encoded by the coding sequence ATGCCACGCAAAACAAAAAcctcccaacaacaacaaaaccaAGACAAGGACCCCCTAAAACAAAACCCCCACATCCgcacaaccccaacccacATCTTCTTCCACTCCGGCCCCCTCTCAAACTGGCATCCCAGCACGCCCCCCTTCCCGGGCCACAGAGCCCTAACCCTCTGTCTCCCCGACCTCGACGCCCTCGGCATCCCCCACCCATCTCCCCAATCCGCCGTAACAAGGCTAATAAGCTCCTGGTCCTTCACCTGCGGCGAGCAATGGATGATGGCCATGAAGGGGTGGTTATTTGAGGATATACCCGGGTTGGATTCGGGGGTGGATATCTCGGATGAGGAGTTTGAGGGTGTGAGGGCTGTTGCTTTGGGGATTTCTGAACCTTTACCTGAGTGTATCAGGGAAAAGGCGATATGGGATTCGACAGTTGCGAGTGTGTTGAGGACGAGGCAGCCGAGGGTACAGAAGGCTTTGGGGCGCTGTGCGGAGGGGTTCAGGGAGGATGTTTGGGAGTTTGCGAGTGAGGTTATTGTGATTGCGGGGTGTGTGGCGAGGGCGGAGGTGGATCCTGCTTTGAGGGAGGTGTATCTTGCGAGTGGGGGACGGAGGTTTGTGGAGGGGAGTGTGAGAGATCGGGTTTGGGGGGTTGGGTTGAGGTGGGATTCGGGGGAGATTGAGGATGAGGGGAattggagggggaggaatCGGTTGGGGAGGTGTCATGATGAAGCGGCGAGGGTTGTGAAGGGATCTTTTGTATAG
- a CDS encoding heterokaryon incompatibility protein-domain-containing protein, with protein MRLLRTHTIELVEFPPDRIPRYAILSHTWGEEEVLFTDMQHHTGQTKSAWSKVQGACAQARADRFGYIWIDTCCIDKSSSAELSEAINSMFTWYENAAICYAYLSDVTMREGHSGAEVNTAEFEQSRWFTRGWTLQELLAPSEVVFFSRDWVHFGERSSLTNWLMDITRIDEAVLRNKVRLLESRPLFQRSIAQRMSWAARRQTTRPEDMAYCLMGIFSVNMPMLYGEGGKKAFLRLQEEIMKQSDDQTIFAWTDKSASRYRLSGLLATTPAHFEDSQDIIAYRQLEPTPPYAMTNRGLRIDLPLHDLQPDLRGHDIIALLRCGISQDIKGQTGYKFLAICLTRLSTFDNRYARQDLGLLLRESVSSRMQTIYVPQTTFDEDMKGPLGHVIFNISGYAHSSRYRLPHYRLIRIVSPTVDRDVEKIHLDLTSPPTENENWLVFSSLNPTGTHGTILAFLIWQDPNKNKPQIVVIVGSSPDFGLGFDATRYSDSDSKRFNFDELQILVGEKSNLQPMGQKVKVDDLIVCVEADEYPTDGSETIPSHYWLHISIKEQQEGTTSALKKFLGVLF; from the coding sequence ATGCGTCTACTGCGCACCCATACCATTGAATTGGTGGAGTTTCCGCCAGACCGCATCCCCAGATATGCAATTCTGTCCCACACctggggagaggaggaggttctTTTCACAGATATGCAACATCACACAGGACAGACAAAATCCGCATGGTCAAAAGTTCAAGGAGCATGTGCGCAAGCGCGGGCGGATCGGTTTGGCTACATCTGGATTGATACCTGCTGCATCGACAAGAGCAGCAGTGCAGAGCTATCCGAGGCGATCAATTCCATGTTCACGTGGTATGAAAACGCTGCAATCTGTTACGCGTATCTTTCCGACGTCACGATGAGAGAAGGGCATTCTGGAGCAGAAGTGAATACTGCCGAGTTTGAACAAAGCAGATGGTTCACTCGTGGATGGACCCTACAGGAGCTGCTGGCTCCCTCTGAGGTTGTGTTCTTCTCCAGAGATTGGGTCCATTTTGGAGAGCGAAGCAGCTTGACTAACTGGCTGATGGATATCACACGTATTGACGAGGCCGTTCTAAGAAATAAAGTACGGCTTTTAGAGAGTAGACCGCTTTTCCAGAGGAGTATAGCGCAACGCATGTCATGGGCTGCTAGGCGGCAAACTACCCGACCAGAGGACATGGCCTACTGCCTGATGGGAATATTTTCTGTCAATATGCCCATGCTATACGgcgaaggaggaaagaaagctTTTCTTCGCCTACAGGAAGAGATCATGAAGCAATCGGACGATCAGACCATCTTTGCTTGGACTGACAAGAGCGCGTCCAGGTACCGCCTTAGTGGTCTACTCGCAACAACCCCAGCGCACTTTGAAGATAGCCAGGACATCATAGCTTACCGGCAATTGGAGCCTACTCCACCATATGCAATGACGAACAGGGGCTTGCGTATTGATTTGCCACTTCACGATCTCCAGCCAGACCTACGGGGGCACGACATCATAGCACTGCTTCGTTGCGGCATTTCCCAAGACATCAAGGGCCAAACCGGATACAAGTTCTTGGCTATATGTCTAACCCGGCTTTCAACTTTTGATAATAGGTACGCCAGACAAGATCTTGGGCTCCTATTAAGGGAGTCAGTCTCCAGCCGTATGCAAACCATATACGTGCCCCAAACAACTTTCGACGAGGATATGAAAGGACCATTAGGTCATGTCATCTTTAATATATCGGGCTACGCACATTCGTCCCGATACCGTCTGCCCCATTACCGCCTGATACGGATCGTGTCTCCCACAGTGGACAGGGATGTAGAGAAGATACATTTAGACTTGACATCGCCACCCACCGAAAACGAAAATTGGCTAGTTTTCTCAAGCCTGAACCCTACTGGAACACACGGTACCATATTGGCCTTCCTTATTTGGCAAGACCCGAATAAGAATAAACCTCAGATCGTGGTTATAGTAGGGTCATCGCCAGACTTCGGTCTAGGCTTTGATGCTACACGCTATTCAGACAGTGACAGTAAGAGATTCAACTTTGACGAACTTCAAATCCTGGTCGGCGAGAAATCAAATCTCCAACCTATGGGGCAAAAGGTCAAAGTAGACGATCTCATTGTGTGTGTAGAAGCAGATGAATATCCCACAGACGGTTCAGAAACCATTCCCAGTCATTACTGGCTACACATATCCATAAAGGAGCAACAAGAAGGAACAACTTCCGCACTAAAGAAATTCTTAGGAGTTCTCTTTTAG
- a CDS encoding phosphotransferase enzyme family protein — protein MYRLGKQLISLDLPDTTKKEIDFTDTSFFTTSPNRHLPTPAQVRALSKDIDTSWQPTSIEFRNLNLIVKFGLYVAIVEALNLWMVKKVFHDKVPVPELFGWRVDDEDYVFIYMELIEGPTLDECWNRLGTVEKRAISDQLSRIGRLCGNSSKTPLIRSINRECLPDYVFMSRLLAGPFPSIKEFNDWFAYPNRGLLPDNGDIKFTHAELERRNIIVSSFAPVQIVIVNW, from the exons ATGTATAGACTGGGAAAACAGCTCATATCCTTGGACTTACCTGACACCACGAAGAAAGAGATCGACTTTACTGATACCTCATTCTTCACCACCAGCCCAAACCGCCACCTCCCAACACCTGCCCAGGTCAGGGCTTTGTCCAAAGATATCGATACAAGCTGGCAACCAACTTCTATCGAATTTAGAAATCTCAACCTGATTGTCAAATTCGGTCTTTATGTGGCAATTGTCGAGGCACTGAATCTGTGGATGGTCAAAAAGGTTTTTCATGACAAAGTTCCAGTGCCTGAGCTTTTTGGCTGGCgggtcgatgatgaagactaTGTGTTCATATATATGGAGCTCATCGAAGGACCAACACTCGACGAGTGCTGGAATCGTCTAGGCACTGTGGAGAAGAGGGCCATCTCTGATCAACTATCACGGATTGGGAGACTCTGCGGCAACTCGAGCAAGACCCCTCTGATCA gatcaatcaatcgaGAGTGTCTTCCAGACTACGTGTTCATGAGCCGGCTGTTAGCTGGACCATTTCCCAGTATCAAAGAGTTCAACGACTGGTTCGCTTATCCCAATCGTGGTTTACTTCCGGATAATGGGGACATAAAGTTTACCCATGCAGAGCTAGAACGGCGAAATATCATCGTATCCTCCTTCGCTCCGGTTCAGATTGTTATTGTGAACTGGTAG
- a CDS encoding uncharacterized protein (expressed protein): protein MPLISKTKRHFLRSVCHSHIPTGKNEHTHRRFDPYILNLPTELLLLIFSLLPFPSQVCFALTCKHMYQLFSSVLDDERLCFPRVFSSKKFEIPSNEPHIPRNQVLTLLQNTRWAYCSGRLKLHPRSEFGLWLLPKPSLRKCMDNAGIEHLCGCISLTPRHQMRLERWLKTGFIDTSSDFYGNARIFQLSRDERGRPYLLHQCSMMDNADANIQLTMALLMDDDLCFIVNTRYEVRLRRPSPLPDWRAEPFIRCNGDAVYICTDWTLIEIIWCWATTNCSLCAMRAEQIVRLHGRLSTVVQGVRNLGRSFSDRAVRRWLYQSSVTWSAFHRWYTGFK, encoded by the coding sequence ATGCCACTTATCAGCAAGACAAAGCGACACTTCCTTAGATCAGTCTGCCACTCACATATCCCCACTGGCAAAAATGAACATACGCACCGCAGATTCGATCCTTACATTCTGAACCTACCAACCGAGCTCCTACTACTGAtattctctctcctcccatTCCCAAGCCAAGTATGTTTCGCCCTAACCTGCAAGCACATGTATCAACTCTTCAGCTCAGTCCTCGACGACGAGAGACTTTGCTTCCCCAGAGTGTTCTCCAGCAAGAAGTTCGAGATACCCTCTAATGAACCGCATATTCCACGAAACCAGGTACTCACACTCCTCCAAAATACTCGCTGGGCATACTGCTCCGGACGTCTCAAACTCCATCCTCGCTCCGAGTTCGGATTGTGGTTATTACCAAAGCCGAGTCTTCGAAAGTGCATGGATAATGCTGGAATTGAGCACCTATGCGGCTGCATTTCACTGACACCCCGCCATCAAATGCGACTAGAACGATGGCTGAAAACAGGATTCATTGATACTTCCAGTGACTTTTACGGAAACGCTAGAATATTCCAGCTGTCGCGCGATGAACGAGGCCGGccttatcttcttcatcaatgtTCTATGATGGATAATGCCGACGCGAACATTCAGCTCACAATGGCCCTTCTTATGGATGACGACCTCTGTTTTATTGTCAACACGAGGTATGAGGTTCGCCTACGCAGACCCTCGCCACTGCCCGATTGGAGGGCTGAACCCTTCATTCGATGTAACGGGGATGCTGTGTATATTTGTACCGACTGGACTTTGATTGAGATAATATGGTGTTGGGCAACAACGAATTGTTCTCTATGTGCGATGCGTGCTGAACAAATCGTTCGTTTACATGGAAGACTGTCTACCGTTGTTCAAGGCGTTCGCAATCTTGGGAGAAGTTTTAGTGATCGTGCTGTGAGACGCTGGTTGTATCAGAGCTCTGTCACTTGGTCTGCTTTTCATCGTTGGTATACTGGCTTTAAGTAA